The following proteins come from a genomic window of Hymenobacter sp. DG25B:
- a CDS encoding replication initiation protein, which produces MAVTPAPLYPRAYQANALVRAPLKLTHVEARIFALALGCIHQDQTELPGISIPLSRVMTQKKGGSVYETIRDACKSLMSKVVSIESQTGNKKRFTAYSIISYIDLNEGTGYLTGNFAPEIKPFLLQLAEQYTHVEIETLLTLKSAHAHRLYWLLKSWDDVGLWEVDFDTLRKQVLGDDNDVTYTLFYDFKRYVLEPALRELHSLGWEVTYEPVKEGKKVKGVRFSIPKPQVRIQEGGLEERPTRTAGKARLAEKQMSLPLSGELLTLQQRIVTRLQKLRMTAAQIQHVLEFVGDDEVKIARLMKVTHPLLRDFEAGNKVFDNLGGAAINILKSEFPGLYATLK; this is translated from the coding sequence GTGGCGGTTACTCCTGCTCCCCTGTATCCCCGGGCCTACCAGGCCAATGCTCTGGTGCGCGCCCCATTGAAGCTGACCCATGTGGAAGCGCGCATTTTTGCGCTGGCCCTGGGGTGTATTCATCAGGACCAGACTGAGCTGCCCGGTATTTCGATTCCCCTAAGCCGGGTAATGACCCAGAAAAAGGGCGGCAGCGTGTACGAGACAATCCGGGATGCCTGCAAGAGCCTGATGTCGAAGGTCGTCAGCATAGAGTCCCAGACGGGCAACAAGAAGCGCTTTACGGCTTATTCCATTATCAGCTATATCGATTTGAACGAGGGAACCGGCTACCTGACCGGGAACTTCGCCCCTGAGATCAAGCCCTTTCTGTTGCAGCTGGCCGAGCAGTACACCCACGTAGAGATTGAGACCCTGCTTACGCTCAAGTCGGCGCATGCCCATCGACTCTACTGGCTGCTCAAGTCCTGGGATGACGTGGGACTGTGGGAAGTTGACTTTGACACCCTGCGCAAGCAGGTGCTTGGGGATGATAACGATGTCACCTACACGCTCTTCTACGATTTTAAGCGCTACGTGCTGGAGCCGGCTCTGCGGGAGTTGCATTCCCTGGGGTGGGAGGTAACCTACGAGCCCGTGAAGGAAGGCAAGAAAGTAAAGGGCGTACGCTTTTCTATTCCCAAGCCGCAGGTCCGCATCCAGGAGGGCGGGCTGGAGGAGCGCCCCACCCGTACCGCTGGCAAAGCCCGCCTCGCCGAAAAGCAAATGAGCCTGCCCCTGTCGGGTGAACTGCTCACCCTGCAGCAGCGCATCGTAACCCGGCTGCAGAAGCTGCGAATGACAGCCGCTCAGATTCAACACGTGTTAGAGTTTGTGGGTGATGATGAGGTCAAGATTGCCCGCCTGATGAAAGTAACTCACCCGCTGCTGCGCGATTTTGAGGCGGGCAACAAGGTATTTGATAACCTTGGAGGCGCCGCCATCAACATCCTTAAGTCTGAGTTTCCCGGGCTTTATGCCACGCTCAAATAA
- a CDS encoding cation:proton antiporter has protein sequence MTTPLLIILIGFLIFLGHYLAQFFQRTRVPDVVGLLLIGMLLGPVFHLIDPASFGKAGRVFTNLVLVFILFESGLEVRFEQLRSALRGTMSLTTFNFIVTTLVVAALAQWLTDLDFLSSLILGTILGGTSSAVVTTLARQARILPQTATTLVMESAFSDIYTLAIPISLISFYSGATFNVASLLGQLLSSLVVAVLVGVGCGYLWLLLLNRVPTLLKTRFSTPAFAFILYGFIELMQFSGPIAVLFFSITLGNLPLLRRGWLSAILPARAVELTEVEKDFFAEIVFLLRTFFFVYVGMSVVLDNFYLIALGTGMAVLLFLVRIPVVMAAAERNTPQFDMAMMSIMIPKGLGAAVLATLPAQRGLPGGEIIQTITFAVIVATTVLCTGLFFLLEKRHILGFYQLFFRSPRPIDAEAAPALSKRGN, from the coding sequence ATGACTACGCCGCTTCTGATTATTTTAATCGGCTTTCTGATCTTCCTGGGCCATTATCTGGCGCAGTTCTTCCAGCGTACCCGCGTGCCCGATGTAGTAGGTCTGTTATTGATAGGCATGCTGCTCGGCCCGGTTTTTCACCTGATAGATCCGGCCTCCTTTGGCAAAGCCGGGAGGGTATTTACCAATCTGGTACTGGTGTTTATTCTTTTTGAAAGCGGACTGGAAGTTCGGTTTGAGCAGCTACGGTCGGCCTTACGGGGAACCATGTCCCTGACCACCTTCAATTTTATTGTCACCACGCTCGTCGTTGCGGCCCTGGCCCAGTGGCTAACTGATCTGGATTTTCTCAGCTCCCTGATTCTGGGCACCATTTTGGGCGGTACGTCTTCCGCCGTCGTCACAACGCTGGCCCGGCAGGCACGCATCCTTCCCCAAACGGCCACTACCTTAGTGATGGAATCAGCCTTCAGCGACATCTACACGCTGGCTATTCCTATTTCGTTGATCAGTTTCTACAGCGGGGCCACGTTTAATGTGGCTTCCCTGCTGGGCCAACTACTTTCCTCCCTGGTTGTAGCGGTATTGGTGGGCGTAGGGTGCGGCTACCTTTGGCTGTTGCTGTTAAACAGGGTTCCAACGCTGCTGAAAACCCGCTTCTCTACTCCTGCCTTTGCCTTTATCCTGTATGGCTTTATTGAGCTGATGCAGTTCAGCGGGCCTATTGCTGTACTGTTTTTCAGCATCACGCTGGGCAACTTACCGCTGTTGCGCCGGGGCTGGCTGAGCGCTATACTGCCGGCCCGCGCCGTGGAGCTGACGGAAGTAGAAAAGGATTTCTTTGCGGAAATTGTGTTTCTGCTACGCACCTTCTTCTTCGTGTATGTAGGTATGTCGGTGGTGTTAGATAATTTTTACCTGATTGCACTGGGCACGGGCATGGCGGTCCTGTTATTTCTGGTGCGCATTCCAGTAGTAATGGCCGCTGCTGAAAGAAACACACCGCAGTTCGACATGGCCATGATGAGTATTATGATTCCCAAGGGCTTGGGCGCCGCGGTACTGGCTACGCTGCCGGCTCAGCGCGGACTTCCCGGCGGCGAAATCATTCAGACCATCACTTTTGCAGTTATTGTGGCCACCACCGTGCTATGCACCGGCTTATTTTTTCTGTTAGAGAAGCGTCACATCCTGGGTTTTTACCAGCTGTTTTTTCGCTCACCGCGTCCCATAGATGCCGAAGCGGCCCCTGCACTAAGTAAAAGAGGCAACTAG
- a CDS encoding chloride channel protein, which yields MSDSPSRYARILDWLDQHVIRPFYTDRVRRLILQSFPFWIASILTGMVAVGYEKVFVWAEEVSFSWLGRTPWLAFVLTPLAFGASWLLVRQWAPAARGSGIPQVMAGIELSNPGQHHRTGYLLSLRVAIVKVLSSVVLLLGGGVIGREGPTIQISAAIFRAINKLQPAGWPQLSRQIALVTGGAAGLAAAFNTPLGGIVFVVEELTQMHMARFRMAVFTAVIIAGLTAQTFLGPYLYLGFPKIVPAAGRVQVLVLVVALGCGLAGAAFAKTLLWLGRYRQRFTSLAAQAGWVVGCGMLLGGLAYLVGSEGVGTGKPIINRLLFQNNGQTPWYLFPVRFAGMALSYSSGGAGGIFATSLSAGAILGDGICQVFNVAVADRNLLILVAMVSFLTGVVRSPFTAAILVLEMTDRHSAIFQLLISGLLAQGVASLVDPHSLYEHLKAGFIRETGDVDRATQLPPRPHNGSQTAD from the coding sequence ATGTCTGATTCTCCTTCCCGCTACGCCCGCATCCTCGACTGGCTTGACCAGCACGTAATTCGCCCCTTCTACACCGACCGGGTACGGCGCCTGATTCTGCAAAGCTTCCCGTTCTGGATTGCCTCTATTCTCACCGGCATGGTAGCCGTAGGGTACGAAAAGGTATTTGTCTGGGCCGAAGAAGTGAGTTTCTCGTGGCTGGGGCGCACGCCCTGGCTGGCGTTTGTTCTTACGCCGCTGGCGTTTGGCGCGTCGTGGCTGCTGGTGCGGCAGTGGGCGCCGGCGGCCCGGGGCAGTGGCATTCCTCAGGTAATGGCGGGCATTGAGCTTTCCAACCCCGGGCAGCATCACCGCACCGGCTATCTGCTGAGTTTGCGCGTGGCCATTGTGAAGGTGCTCAGTAGCGTGGTACTGCTGCTGGGTGGTGGCGTGATTGGCCGCGAAGGACCGACCATTCAGATTTCGGCAGCCATTTTCCGGGCCATCAACAAGCTGCAGCCCGCCGGCTGGCCCCAGCTCTCCCGCCAAATTGCCCTGGTTACTGGCGGGGCGGCAGGCCTGGCTGCGGCCTTTAATACCCCGCTGGGCGGCATTGTGTTTGTGGTGGAAGAGCTCACGCAGATGCACATGGCCCGCTTTCGCATGGCCGTATTTACGGCCGTAATTATTGCGGGCCTCACGGCCCAAACTTTCCTGGGACCCTATCTGTACCTGGGCTTCCCGAAAATCGTTCCGGCGGCGGGGCGCGTGCAGGTGCTGGTGCTGGTAGTGGCACTGGGTTGCGGGCTGGCCGGGGCCGCGTTTGCCAAAACGCTGCTGTGGCTGGGGCGCTACCGGCAGCGCTTCACGTCGCTGGCCGCGCAGGCGGGCTGGGTGGTGGGCTGCGGCATGCTGCTGGGCGGACTGGCCTACCTGGTGGGCAGTGAGGGCGTAGGCACAGGCAAGCCTATCATCAACCGGCTGCTGTTCCAAAACAACGGCCAAACACCCTGGTACCTGTTTCCGGTGCGCTTCGCGGGCATGGCCCTGAGCTACAGCAGCGGCGGTGCCGGTGGCATATTTGCCACCTCGCTCAGCGCCGGCGCCATCCTGGGCGACGGTATCTGCCAGGTGTTTAATGTGGCCGTGGCCGACCGCAACCTGCTGATTCTGGTGGCAATGGTCAGCTTTCTGACCGGAGTGGTGCGCTCCCCATTCACAGCCGCCATTTTGGTGCTGGAAATGACGGACCGGCACTCGGCTATTTTCCAGTTGCTCATCAGCGGCCTACTGGCCCAGGGCGTAGCCTCCCTCGTGGACCCGCATTCACTCTACGAGCACCTCAAAGCCGGTTTCATTCGTGAAACGGGCGATGTTGACCGGGCAACTCAGCTTCCACCCCGCCCCCATAATGGCTCTCAAACAGCTGATTAG
- a CDS encoding cation:proton antiporter, whose protein sequence is MELYNTLALLIVVAAVFGYINHRFLKLPGTIGLMVLALVSSLLAIGLGKLGVEWVLTAGQLVRGIDFHTVLMQVMLSFLLFAGSLHVDVRALGREGLAVGTMATVGTLLSTALVGTAFYYLLPVFGLSTDFIYCLLFGALISPTDPIAVLGILKEARIDKRLEIRIVGESLFNDGIAVVVFISLYQIALYGAEKATPGIIGHLFLQEAVGGILLGAALGYATYWALRSIDNYQVEVMITLALVMGGTALATALHTSGPLAMVVAGLIVGDQGRELGMSDETREYLDKFWELLDEILNAILFVLIGLEMLVLHISHTTLLVGLVSIVLVLLARWVSVGVPLVVLQRFYPFDRQTLRVLTWGGLRGGISVALALSLPDSMPRDLLVGVTYVVVIFSIIVQGLSIGPLVKRLGLSTGPAEDPAAH, encoded by the coding sequence ATGGAATTATACAATACCCTGGCCCTACTCATTGTGGTAGCCGCCGTTTTTGGCTACATCAACCACCGCTTTCTGAAACTGCCAGGCACCATCGGGCTGATGGTATTGGCGCTGGTTTCCTCACTGCTGGCCATCGGGCTGGGCAAGCTGGGGGTAGAATGGGTCCTCACGGCCGGCCAGCTGGTGCGCGGCATCGATTTTCACACGGTGCTTATGCAGGTGATGCTGAGTTTCCTGCTCTTTGCCGGATCATTGCACGTTGATGTGCGTGCCTTGGGCCGGGAGGGGTTGGCCGTAGGCACTATGGCCACGGTAGGCACGCTACTGTCTACGGCTTTGGTGGGCACGGCTTTTTATTACCTGCTGCCTGTGTTTGGGCTTTCTACTGACTTTATCTATTGCCTGCTGTTTGGGGCGCTCATCTCCCCCACCGATCCGATTGCCGTGCTGGGTATCCTCAAGGAAGCCCGCATCGACAAGCGCCTGGAAATCCGTATTGTGGGCGAGTCGCTTTTTAATGACGGCATTGCCGTGGTGGTGTTTATAAGCTTGTATCAAATTGCCTTATATGGCGCGGAGAAAGCCACCCCGGGAATCATCGGCCACTTGTTTCTGCAGGAGGCGGTGGGTGGTATTCTACTGGGCGCCGCGCTGGGCTACGCTACGTACTGGGCCCTGCGCAGCATCGACAACTACCAGGTGGAGGTAATGATTACGCTGGCTCTGGTGATGGGCGGCACAGCGCTGGCCACAGCGCTGCACACCTCCGGGCCGCTGGCAATGGTAGTGGCCGGCCTGATTGTGGGCGACCAGGGCCGGGAGCTGGGCATGTCGGATGAGACGCGCGAGTACCTCGACAAATTCTGGGAGCTCTTGGATGAAATACTCAATGCTATTCTGTTCGTGCTCATCGGCCTGGAAATGCTGGTACTCCACATCAGCCACACTACGCTGCTGGTGGGTTTAGTGTCCATTGTGCTGGTGCTGCTGGCGCGCTGGGTATCCGTGGGAGTGCCCCTGGTGGTGCTGCAGCGCTTTTACCCCTTCGACCGGCAAACACTGCGGGTATTGACCTGGGGCGGGCTGCGGGGCGGTATTTCGGTGGCCCTGGCCCTGTCATTGCCCGATTCCATGCCCCGCGACCTGCTGGTAGGCGTTACTTACGTGGTGGTCATCTTCAGCATCATCGTGCAGGGGCTTAGCATCGGCCCGCTGGTCAAAAGGCTGGGCCTGAGCACCGGACCAGCCGAAGACCCGGCCGCTCACTAG
- a CDS encoding DUF305 domain-containing protein has translation MMNSNMPMPMSPHPYRKFALMLVVSFVVMYAVMFLNVYQPNHIYLSLTRTYMSLLMVAAMALVMLGLMRHMYPDKRTNLLIAGGSVAVFVLVLTLLRAQIPVGDVQYMKAMIPHHSSAIMVSSSAELKDPEVKKLAEGIIQSQEREIAEMKAAIARLEGQQ, from the coding sequence ATGATGAATTCCAACATGCCAATGCCCATGTCGCCGCATCCCTACCGGAAGTTTGCCCTGATGCTGGTTGTTTCCTTTGTGGTGATGTACGCGGTGATGTTTTTGAATGTGTACCAGCCTAACCATATCTACCTGAGCCTGACCCGCACTTACATGAGTTTGCTGATGGTAGCGGCCATGGCCCTGGTGATGCTGGGCCTCATGCGGCACATGTACCCCGACAAGCGCACCAACCTGCTGATTGCGGGCGGCAGCGTGGCCGTATTTGTTCTGGTACTTACGCTGCTGCGCGCCCAGATTCCGGTGGGCGACGTGCAATACATGAAAGCTATGATTCCGCACCACTCTTCGGCCATCATGGTCAGCAGCTCGGCCGAGCTGAAGGACCCCGAAGTGAAAAAACTGGCCGAAGGTATCATTCAGTCGCAGGAGCGTGAAATTGCTGAGATGAAAGCCGCCATTGCGCGTCTGGAGGGCCAGCAGTAA
- a CDS encoding DUF389 domain-containing protein, protein MPIPFLHWLRSRFDLANDMADPAEIVADVEAGIAFKGTNLWVLLFAILVASVGLNVNSTAVIIGAMLISPLMGPIVGVGFGAATANLDLVRRGLKNLSIAAGLSVLVSALYFSFTPLTEAGSELLARTTPTTWDVAIALFGGAAGAIGFTRREVSNVVPGVSIATALMPPLCTAGYGLATAHWSFLAGAMYLFCINVAFISLAMFLVARLLPLPHHAFVNRQQARRAKLLFWGVAVLTAVPSVYLAARIVRRTTFEHNAQRFVDAELNLPGAYVVTRRIEADKGTINVLLTGRMLTLTQLRTVRARLQDYHLRRAQLTVRQGLAQLDSADARALRTSLLEDLRSRNEQTLAGYEARLAQLQQLLTQQATYAARLPAPNVLLREVQAEHPTVRQLALSQLTHSATDSLRADTTVVVSIRATRPLPAAEVQRLTEWLTVRAGTRLPVRLLLDGAL, encoded by the coding sequence ATGCCGATACCCTTTCTGCACTGGCTTCGTTCCCGCTTCGACCTGGCCAACGATATGGCTGATCCGGCCGAAATTGTGGCCGATGTAGAGGCGGGAATCGCCTTTAAGGGTACCAACCTGTGGGTGCTGCTTTTTGCCATTCTGGTGGCCTCCGTGGGGCTGAATGTAAATTCCACGGCCGTCATTATCGGAGCTATGCTCATCTCCCCGCTCATGGGCCCGATTGTAGGCGTGGGTTTCGGAGCGGCTACTGCTAACCTGGATTTGGTGCGCCGGGGGCTGAAAAACCTGAGTATAGCTGCCGGGCTTAGCGTGCTGGTTTCGGCCCTGTATTTCAGCTTTACGCCCCTAACCGAAGCTGGCTCCGAGTTGCTGGCCCGCACCACACCCACCACCTGGGATGTGGCCATTGCGCTGTTTGGCGGGGCGGCCGGCGCTATTGGCTTTACCAGGCGCGAAGTAAGCAATGTGGTGCCGGGGGTATCTATTGCTACGGCCCTCATGCCGCCGCTGTGTACGGCCGGCTACGGGCTGGCCACGGCCCACTGGTCGTTTCTGGCGGGGGCAATGTACCTGTTCTGCATCAATGTAGCCTTCATCAGCCTGGCCATGTTTCTGGTGGCACGCCTGCTGCCGCTGCCACACCATGCGTTTGTAAACCGGCAGCAGGCGCGCCGGGCCAAGTTGCTCTTCTGGGGAGTGGCGGTGCTTACGGCTGTTCCCAGCGTGTATCTGGCGGCGCGCATTGTGCGCCGCACTACCTTCGAGCACAATGCCCAGCGCTTCGTTGATGCCGAGCTGAACCTGCCGGGCGCCTACGTGGTAACGCGGCGCATCGAGGCCGACAAGGGCACTATTAACGTGTTGCTCACGGGCCGGATGCTCACACTCACCCAGCTCCGGACCGTGCGTGCCCGGCTCCAGGATTACCACCTGCGCCGCGCTCAACTTACGGTACGCCAAGGCCTGGCCCAGCTGGATTCTGCCGATGCCCGTGCCCTGCGTACCAGCCTGCTGGAAGACTTGCGTAGCCGCAACGAGCAAACCCTGGCCGGCTATGAGGCCCGTCTGGCACAGCTGCAGCAGCTCCTGACGCAGCAAGCCACTTACGCGGCCCGGCTGCCGGCGCCTAATGTATTATTGCGCGAGGTACAGGCTGAGCACCCTACCGTGCGCCAGCTCGCCCTGAGTCAGTTAACGCATTCCGCTACTGATTCCCTGCGGGCCGATACTACCGTCGTCGTATCCATACGGGCTACCCGGCCCCTGCCCGCTGCCGAAGTACAGCGCCTCACGGAGTGGTTGACGGTACGGGCCGGCACCCGGCTGCCGGTTCGTCTGCTGCTGGATGGAGCCTTATAA
- a CDS encoding SOS response-associated peptidase, giving the protein MCGRYTFITPPGLIEERFEATMPDFPATYNAAPSQQLPVITNTAPQQVQLVQWGLVPAWVKDRTSGPQPINARAETLAEKPSFRQLLQRRRCLVLADSFYEWQEKETHGLPAKTPHRILLRSGEPYAFAGLWDEWIDRATGEVLPTFTIVTTAPNALMQPLHHRMPVILQGRAAERAWLNDAVSAAEHQQLLAPYPAELMQEYVISKLVNSPAHNSPEVLEPVA; this is encoded by the coding sequence ATGTGTGGACGGTACACCTTTATTACCCCTCCCGGGCTGATTGAAGAGCGGTTTGAAGCCACCATGCCCGATTTTCCCGCCACCTATAATGCGGCGCCTTCGCAGCAGCTGCCCGTCATCACCAACACGGCACCGCAGCAAGTGCAGCTGGTGCAATGGGGCTTGGTGCCTGCCTGGGTAAAGGACCGCACCTCGGGGCCTCAGCCCATTAATGCCCGGGCAGAAACGCTGGCCGAGAAGCCTTCTTTCCGACAGCTGCTGCAACGGCGCCGCTGCCTGGTGCTGGCCGACAGCTTCTATGAATGGCAGGAAAAGGAAACGCACGGGCTGCCAGCCAAAACGCCCCACCGTATTTTGCTGCGCTCGGGTGAGCCCTACGCTTTTGCGGGTTTGTGGGACGAGTGGATAGACCGGGCCACGGGCGAGGTGCTACCTACCTTTACTATTGTTACTACTGCCCCCAATGCCCTGATGCAACCATTGCACCACCGCATGCCCGTGATTCTGCAGGGACGCGCTGCCGAGCGGGCCTGGCTGAACGATGCGGTTTCCGCGGCTGAGCACCAACAGCTGCTGGCCCCGTATCCGGCCGAGCTGATGCAGGAATATGTCATCAGCAAACTGGTGAACTCGCCCGCGCACAATTCGCCGGAGGTGCTGGAGCCGGTAGCCTAG
- the galB gene encoding beta-galactosidase GalB → MTEFIARIAARSLAAGLLLTACLTAQAQTRQEYLLTTNWKFAKGDQPNAALPDFPDAKWQTVSVPHDWAIYGPFSSSNDLQTVKIEQNNEKEAKTKAGRTGGLPFIGTGWYRRRLEVPGFAPGKQAILLFDGAMSDAHVFVNGQEAGAWPYGYNSFAVDITPYLHAKGANTLAVRLQNKPEASRWYPGAGLYRNVHLIVTQDVHIPVWGTYLTTPVINADFARVKLRTQVETAGKAFQPLRLRTEIRDAAGKVVATTSTMLAATDGQEFEQNMVVPKPQLWSPETPVLYTASSKLYAGEVLKDEYQTPFGIRSFTFDPAKGFSLNGQPRKFKGVCNHHDLGPLGAAVNTAALRHQLTLLKDLGCDAIRTSHNMPAPELVQLCDEMGFMLMVESFDEWKTPKVKNGYSLLFDQWAEKDLVNMVHRDRNHPSVIMWSIGNEVPDQWAPGGTKLAKRLQDIVHREDPTRPVTAGMDQFDAAVGNGFAALLDIPGFNYKPSRYPEAYTKLPQGMLLGSETASTVSSRGVYKFPVVQAKDKQYPDNQSSSYDLEASNWSQIPDEEFAAQDDLPYTLGEFVWTGFDYLGEPWPYDEKWPSHSSYFGIIDLAGIPKDRYYLYRARWNTTQPTLHVLPHWSWLGREGQTTPVFVYTSYPSAELFVNGVSQGRQTKYKSDKPQTRYRLMWNEVKYQPGKIKVVAYDAQGKPVAEEEVRTAGKPHHIRLVADRDTLTADGQDLAYVTARVEDAQGNLCPEATNQLQFKVSGAGSFRAVGNGDPTNLQPFHLPRMKAFQGQLVAIVQAAAIAGEVQLKAISPSLKGTTLRLHTTKTAR, encoded by the coding sequence ATGACAGAATTTATTGCGCGGATTGCCGCGCGGAGCCTGGCGGCCGGACTACTGCTAACCGCTTGCCTAACCGCGCAGGCCCAGACCCGTCAGGAATATCTGCTGACTACAAACTGGAAGTTTGCCAAAGGCGACCAGCCCAACGCTGCTTTACCCGACTTTCCGGACGCTAAGTGGCAGACGGTGAGCGTGCCCCACGACTGGGCCATCTACGGTCCTTTCAGTAGCAGCAACGACCTGCAAACCGTGAAGATTGAGCAGAACAATGAGAAAGAGGCCAAGACCAAGGCGGGCCGTACTGGCGGCTTGCCCTTCATTGGCACGGGCTGGTACCGGCGGCGGCTGGAGGTACCGGGCTTTGCTCCGGGCAAGCAGGCCATATTGCTCTTTGATGGCGCCATGAGCGACGCCCATGTGTTTGTGAATGGGCAGGAAGCCGGCGCCTGGCCGTATGGCTACAACTCCTTTGCCGTAGACATCACCCCCTATCTGCACGCAAAAGGTGCCAACACGCTGGCCGTGCGCCTGCAAAACAAGCCGGAGGCCTCGCGCTGGTACCCCGGCGCCGGCCTCTACCGCAACGTGCACCTCATTGTTACCCAGGATGTACATATCCCCGTGTGGGGCACCTACCTGACTACTCCGGTCATCAACGCGGATTTTGCCAGGGTGAAGCTGCGCACGCAGGTGGAAACGGCGGGCAAAGCCTTTCAGCCCCTGCGCCTGCGCACGGAAATCAGGGATGCGGCCGGAAAAGTGGTGGCCACTACCTCCACCATGCTGGCCGCAACCGATGGGCAGGAGTTCGAGCAGAACATGGTAGTACCCAAGCCGCAGCTTTGGTCGCCGGAAACGCCGGTGCTCTACACGGCTTCCTCTAAGCTCTATGCCGGCGAAGTGCTGAAGGACGAGTACCAGACGCCCTTCGGCATCCGCTCCTTTACGTTTGACCCTGCAAAGGGCTTCTCCCTCAACGGCCAGCCGCGCAAGTTCAAAGGCGTGTGCAACCACCACGACCTGGGCCCCCTGGGTGCGGCCGTAAACACGGCGGCCCTGCGCCACCAGCTTACGCTGCTCAAAGACCTGGGCTGCGACGCCATTCGCACCTCCCACAATATGCCCGCCCCGGAGCTGGTGCAGCTTTGTGATGAAATGGGCTTTATGCTGATGGTGGAGTCTTTTGATGAGTGGAAGACCCCCAAGGTGAAAAACGGCTACAGCCTGCTGTTTGACCAGTGGGCGGAAAAGGACCTGGTGAACATGGTGCACCGCGACCGGAACCACCCTTCCGTGATTATGTGGAGCATTGGCAACGAGGTGCCCGACCAGTGGGCGCCCGGTGGCACCAAGCTGGCCAAGCGGCTGCAGGACATTGTGCACCGCGAAGACCCAACCCGCCCCGTCACGGCCGGTATGGATCAGTTTGATGCGGCCGTGGGCAATGGTTTTGCCGCTTTGTTGGATATCCCGGGCTTTAACTACAAGCCCAGCCGCTACCCCGAGGCCTACACCAAACTGCCCCAGGGTATGCTGCTGGGTTCGGAAACGGCCTCTACCGTGAGCAGCCGTGGGGTATATAAATTTCCCGTGGTGCAGGCCAAGGACAAGCAGTATCCTGATAATCAATCCTCCTCCTACGACCTGGAAGCCAGTAACTGGTCGCAGATACCGGATGAGGAGTTTGCTGCCCAGGACGACCTGCCCTACACGCTGGGGGAATTTGTCTGGACGGGTTTTGACTACCTGGGCGAGCCCTGGCCTTACGATGAAAAGTGGCCCTCGCACAGCTCCTATTTTGGTATTATTGATCTGGCTGGCATCCCGAAGGACCGCTATTACCTCTACCGCGCCCGCTGGAATACCACCCAGCCTACGCTGCACGTGCTACCCCACTGGAGCTGGCTCGGCCGCGAAGGCCAGACCACGCCGGTATTTGTGTACACCAGCTACCCCTCCGCGGAGCTGTTCGTGAACGGCGTAAGCCAGGGTCGCCAGACCAAATACAAGTCTGACAAACCGCAGACCCGCTACCGCCTGATGTGGAATGAGGTGAAGTACCAGCCGGGCAAAATTAAAGTGGTAGCCTACGATGCCCAAGGCAAACCCGTGGCCGAAGAGGAAGTGCGCACCGCTGGCAAACCCCACCACATCAGGCTGGTAGCCGACCGAGACACGCTGACTGCCGACGGGCAGGACCTGGCCTACGTGACAGCCCGGGTAGAAGACGCCCAGGGGAATCTGTGTCCCGAAGCCACCAATCAGCTGCAATTCAAGGTAAGTGGCGCCGGTAGCTTCCGGGCCGTCGGCAACGGCGACCCCACCAATCTGCAGCCTTTTCACCTGCCGCGCATGAAGGCGTTTCAGGGGCAGCTGGTAGCCATTGTGCAGGCCGCGGCCATAGCCGGTGAAGTACAGCTGAAAGCCATCAGCCCGAGCTTAAAGGGCACCACACTCCGCCTGCACACTACAAAAACCGCCCGATAA
- a CDS encoding response regulator transcription factor, which yields MKILLVEDEVKLSSFVRKGLEGEGYWVDTAFDGQLGLSMALRGEYDLVILDVSLPQLNGFEVCRRLRAERPQVAILLLTALGGIAHKTEGYDAGADDYLVKPFEFQELLLRVRALYRRYHDAGPGRTLSVADLTLHLTTKRVERSGQPIALTAREYALLEYLLLNQGHVVSRVDIAEKVWELKFDTNTNIIEVYITYLRRKIDKDFSPKLIHTVVGMGYVLRA from the coding sequence ATGAAGATTTTGCTGGTTGAAGATGAAGTCAAGCTAAGCTCATTTGTACGCAAGGGCCTGGAGGGCGAAGGCTACTGGGTGGATACCGCCTTTGACGGGCAGTTGGGCCTGAGCATGGCCCTGCGCGGCGAGTATGACCTTGTAATTCTGGACGTAAGCCTGCCCCAGCTGAATGGCTTTGAAGTGTGCCGGCGGTTGCGGGCCGAGCGGCCCCAGGTGGCCATACTGCTGCTCACGGCGCTGGGTGGCATTGCCCACAAAACCGAGGGCTATGATGCCGGTGCCGATGATTACTTAGTCAAGCCCTTTGAGTTTCAGGAGCTGCTGCTGCGGGTGCGGGCCCTCTACCGCCGCTACCACGATGCCGGCCCCGGCCGCACCCTGTCGGTGGCTGACCTGACGCTGCACCTCACCACCAAGCGGGTAGAGCGCAGCGGGCAGCCCATTGCCCTGACCGCCCGCGAGTATGCGCTGCTGGAATACCTGCTGCTCAATCAGGGCCACGTAGTATCGCGGGTAGATATTGCGGAAAAAGTCTGGGAGCTGAAGTTCGATACCAACACCAACATTATCGAAGTATATATCACCTACCTGCGCCGTAAGATTGATAAGGACTTCTCCCCCAAGCTCATCCATACGGTAGTGGGCATGGGCTATGTGCTGCGAGCCTAA